A single Mucilaginibacter inviolabilis DNA region contains:
- the lnt gene encoding apolipoprotein N-acyltransferase, protein MKKNLPLAILSGLLLWIAWPPTPYTTFLLFIGFVPMLLAIENIIQSTSAKKGKQIFTLTFIGFFIWNTASVYWVYNALKMVGELVAIPITLIPYSLGPLLMALACWLYYRLRLVTSRGWGLAGLVCLWIGYEYLHQSWDLNFPWMTLGNGFAVSHQWIQWYEYTGVYGGTIWVWAVNILAFLIYIGLRETQAKKLRLKLISAFVLVILLPISFSLYTYYNYTEQKNPSNVVAVQPNIDPYAKESDIPANLQIDIMIHLSRSVAQPNTEFFLWPETAIPEYMNEDGINNNIYFKQAQYFLRKYKNSTLITGGETYRLYNSRATSTASPTQQPGVFADNFSSAIAIENSGNVQIYHKSRLVPGAESLPFGNTLSFLKPVFEHLGGATGAYGAQADAGVFYSQSGIGADPVICFESIWGEYVARSVQKGAQFIAVITNDGWWENTSGKDQHLDYAKLRAIETRRWVARSANTGISAFINQRGDIVQQTKWWTQAAIKQDINLNSELTFYVEHGDYLPKAGSFIAVLLIGFVMVKGRFRKKAVAAV, encoded by the coding sequence ATGAAAAAAAACCTTCCTTTAGCCATACTTTCCGGATTATTATTGTGGATAGCGTGGCCGCCTACGCCTTATACTACCTTTTTGCTGTTTATTGGTTTTGTGCCGATGCTGCTGGCGATAGAAAACATTATCCAATCTACATCTGCAAAAAAAGGGAAGCAAATATTCACCTTAACCTTTATTGGTTTTTTTATCTGGAATACGGCCTCTGTTTACTGGGTGTACAACGCATTGAAGATGGTAGGTGAACTGGTGGCTATCCCCATTACGCTGATCCCATATTCGTTGGGGCCGCTGCTCATGGCTTTGGCCTGTTGGCTGTATTACCGTTTGCGACTGGTAACCAGTCGTGGCTGGGGTTTGGCCGGGTTGGTTTGCCTATGGATAGGCTACGAATACCTGCACCAGAGTTGGGATCTGAACTTTCCCTGGATGACTTTAGGCAACGGTTTCGCGGTGAGTCACCAGTGGATACAGTGGTACGAATATACAGGTGTTTATGGCGGCACCATTTGGGTATGGGCGGTAAACATACTGGCATTTTTGATCTACATAGGTCTGCGCGAAACGCAGGCAAAAAAGCTGCGCCTGAAACTGATCAGCGCGTTTGTGCTGGTGATTTTGCTGCCGATTAGCTTTTCGTTATATACCTATTACAACTATACCGAACAGAAAAATCCATCGAACGTAGTAGCGGTTCAGCCCAATATTGATCCTTATGCAAAAGAGAGTGATATCCCGGCCAACCTGCAGATCGATATCATGATCCACCTGTCGCGGAGTGTGGCCCAGCCCAATACCGAGTTTTTTTTATGGCCCGAAACGGCCATCCCGGAATATATGAACGAGGACGGGATCAACAATAATATTTACTTTAAACAGGCCCAATATTTTTTAAGGAAATACAAAAACAGCACCCTGATTACCGGCGGCGAAACTTACCGTTTGTATAATTCACGCGCTACCTCAACGGCCAGTCCAACGCAACAACCGGGTGTATTTGCCGATAATTTTAGTTCGGCCATAGCCATTGAAAACAGCGGGAATGTTCAGATCTATCATAAATCGCGGCTGGTACCAGGGGCCGAGTCCCTGCCTTTTGGCAATACCTTATCCTTCCTGAAACCGGTGTTTGAACACCTGGGCGGTGCTACAGGTGCTTATGGCGCTCAAGCCGACGCAGGCGTGTTTTACTCGCAAAGCGGTATCGGTGCCGATCCGGTGATCTGTTTCGAATCCATCTGGGGCGAATATGTGGCGCGCTCGGTGCAGAAAGGCGCGCAATTCATCGCGGTGATTACCAACGATGGCTGGTGGGAAAACACATCGGGTAAAGACCAACACCTGGATTATGCCAAGCTGAGGGCCATTGAAACCCGGCGCTGGGTGGCACGCTCAGCCAATACCGGCATCTCGGCTTTCATCAACCAACGCGGCGACATTGTACAGCAAACCAAATGGTGGACACAGGCTGCCATAAAACAGGATATCAATCTTAACTCCGAACTGACTTTTTATGTGGAGCATGGCGACTATTTGCCCAAAGCAGGTAGCTTTATTGCGGTTTTATTGATCGGGTTTGTGATGGTTAAGGGGAGGTTTAGGAAGAAGGCGGTGGCAGCGGTTTAA
- the rsmI gene encoding 16S rRNA (cytidine(1402)-2'-O)-methyltransferase — translation MNEKGKLYLVPTPIGNLEDITLRAIRVLKEADLILAEDTRTSAPLLKHFDIHQKVFSHHQHNEHQSSNEIVKFLLEGKNIALISDAGTPAISDPGFYLVREALKFDIAVECLPGATAFVPALVNSGFPTDKFCFEGFLPLKKGRQTRYKFLAAEERTIILYESPHRLLKTLDEMATYFGADRQLSVSRELTKMFEETVRGTVTEVKQYYETHPAKGEFVICVAGAEAKTSKNKYKDDEED, via the coding sequence ATGAACGAAAAAGGTAAACTATACTTAGTACCCACCCCAATAGGCAACCTGGAGGATATTACCTTACGGGCCATACGTGTTTTGAAAGAGGCCGATTTGATATTGGCCGAGGATACGCGTACATCAGCGCCGCTGCTCAAACATTTTGATATTCATCAGAAAGTGTTTTCGCACCATCAGCATAATGAGCACCAATCATCCAACGAAATAGTAAAATTTTTGCTGGAAGGAAAAAATATCGCGCTGATATCAGATGCCGGAACACCAGCCATATCCGATCCGGGTTTTTACCTGGTGCGAGAGGCCCTGAAATTTGATATCGCGGTGGAATGTTTGCCCGGTGCCACGGCTTTTGTGCCAGCACTGGTGAATTCGGGTTTCCCTACAGATAAGTTTTGTTTTGAAGGATTTTTACCGCTGAAAAAAGGCAGGCAAACACGCTATAAATTCCTGGCTGCCGAGGAGCGTACGATCATACTATATGAATCGCCGCACCGTTTACTGAAAACATTGGACGAAATGGCCACTTATTTTGGGGCCGATCGCCAGTTATCCGTATCGCGCGAGCTCACCAAAATGTTCGAAGAAACCGTTCGCGGTACCGTAACCGAGGTAAAGCAATATTATGAAACACATCCCGCAAAAGGGGAGTTTGTGATCTGCGTAGCCGGGGCCGAAGCCAAAACATCAAAGAATAAATATAAAGACGACGAAGAGGATTAA
- the serS gene encoding serine--tRNA ligase gives MLQVSYIRDNREQVLERLAVKNFKQAELVDEIIQLDDKRRQTQTSMDNVSAEANSAAKQIGDLMRAGKKDEAETIKAKTGAWKDDIKKLGEQLALIEEELYQKLVLLPNLPHSSVPKGLTPEENEVVLENGFKPSLPADALPHWELAAKYNLIDFELGVKITGAGFPVYKNKGAKLQRALINFFIDEAEKAGYSEVSVPLMVNEASGFGTGQLPDKEGQMYHVGVDNLFLIPTAEVPITNLYRDVILKGEDLPVKNCGHTPCFRREAGSYGAHVRGLNRLHQFDKVEIVQIVQPDRSYEVLEQMSAHVQGLLQKLGLPYRVLRLCGGDMGFASALTYDMETWSAAQQRWLEVSSVSNFETFQSNRLKLRFRNTEGKTQLAHTLNGSALALPRIVATLLENNQTEKGIRIPEALVPYTKFEWID, from the coding sequence ATGCTGCAAGTTAGTTATATCCGCGATAACCGGGAACAGGTTTTAGAACGTTTGGCTGTAAAAAATTTTAAACAGGCCGAGCTGGTTGATGAAATAATTCAGTTAGACGATAAACGCCGTCAAACTCAAACCAGTATGGATAACGTTTCGGCCGAGGCCAATTCAGCCGCCAAACAAATTGGCGACCTGATGCGCGCGGGTAAAAAAGACGAAGCAGAAACCATCAAAGCCAAAACAGGCGCATGGAAAGATGACATCAAAAAACTGGGCGAACAGTTGGCTTTGATCGAAGAGGAACTATACCAAAAACTAGTGCTGTTGCCAAACCTGCCCCACAGCTCCGTACCCAAAGGTTTAACCCCCGAGGAAAATGAAGTGGTGTTGGAAAACGGCTTTAAACCATCACTGCCCGCCGATGCCCTGCCGCATTGGGAACTGGCCGCGAAATACAACCTAATTGATTTTGAACTGGGTGTTAAAATCACCGGCGCCGGTTTCCCGGTATATAAAAACAAAGGAGCTAAACTACAACGCGCTTTGATCAATTTCTTCATTGACGAAGCCGAAAAAGCGGGCTACAGCGAAGTAAGCGTACCCCTGATGGTAAACGAAGCATCGGGCTTTGGGACAGGACAACTGCCGGATAAGGAAGGGCAAATGTACCATGTTGGTGTGGACAATTTATTCCTGATACCAACCGCCGAAGTGCCTATCACCAACCTGTATCGCGATGTGATATTGAAAGGCGAAGACCTTCCGGTAAAAAATTGCGGACATACACCATGCTTCCGTCGTGAGGCGGGTTCATATGGCGCACACGTACGCGGCCTGAACCGTTTGCACCAGTTTGATAAGGTAGAAATTGTACAGATAGTACAACCCGACCGCTCATACGAGGTTTTGGAACAGATGAGCGCTCATGTACAAGGTCTGCTGCAAAAACTAGGTCTGCCCTACCGCGTATTGCGCCTTTGCGGCGGCGATATGGGTTTTGCATCAGCCTTAACCTATGATATGGAAACCTGGAGCGCCGCACAGCAACGCTGGCTGGAAGTTTCATCAGTATCCAACTTTGAAACTTTCCAAAGCAATCGCCTTAAACTGCGTTTCCGAAATACCGAAGGTAAAACCCAGCTGGCCCACACCCTCAACGGCAGCGCGTTAGCATTACCTCGTATTGTGGCTACCCTATTAGAAAACAACCAAACCGAAAAAGGCATCCGGATACCGGAAGCGTTGGTACCGTATACCAAGTTTGAGTGGATTGATTAA
- a CDS encoding helix-turn-helix domain-containing protein, giving the protein MRARLKKLSTPANQSFNLELTGHYHSYNELHYHPEIELIYIIEGHGVLLVGDKIEPVAAGDLLMLGGNLPHLFRFDTHTFEYPLQKQGRIKLPVQLLTLHFNPDIFGAPFLSLPENEYLRTVIRRAGNVLAFQGGLRTRLKVLLNQLLNAAASERIPLLMQLLAPIAAEKEYRSLNPQIQQHSFNAGDETRLTKIYLYTLNNFHRVITLKEISAVIYMVPNAFCRYFKSRVQKSYFDFLLEVRVNHACKLLKETDYSIVIISYESGFSNLSNFNRHFKAITGKKPLAVRKEFQQYL; this is encoded by the coding sequence ATGCGCGCGCGGTTAAAAAAGTTGAGTACACCGGCTAATCAGTCGTTCAACCTGGAGCTTACCGGGCATTATCATTCGTATAACGAATTGCATTATCATCCAGAAATAGAGTTGATATATATTATAGAAGGGCATGGCGTATTGTTGGTTGGTGATAAAATCGAGCCTGTAGCCGCCGGTGATTTGCTGATGCTGGGCGGAAATCTGCCTCATTTATTCCGGTTTGACACCCATACTTTTGAATATCCTTTGCAAAAGCAGGGGAGGATAAAGCTGCCTGTACAATTACTTACATTACATTTTAATCCCGATATATTTGGTGCGCCGTTTCTCAGTTTGCCCGAAAATGAATACCTGCGTACGGTGATACGCCGGGCAGGGAACGTGCTTGCATTTCAGGGAGGTTTGCGTACGCGGTTAAAAGTTTTGTTAAACCAATTGCTTAACGCTGCTGCCAGCGAGCGGATACCCTTGCTGATGCAATTATTGGCTCCCATTGCCGCTGAAAAAGAATACCGATCCTTAAATCCGCAGATACAGCAGCATTCCTTTAATGCGGGTGATGAAACCCGGCTTACCAAAATTTACCTCTACACGCTTAATAATTTTCACCGGGTTATTACCTTAAAGGAAATATCGGCGGTTATTTATATGGTGCCTAATGCCTTCTGCCGGTACTTTAAATCGCGGGTGCAGAAAAGTTATTTTGACTTTTTGCTGGAGGTACGCGTGAATCATGCCTGCAAACTACTCAAAGAGACCGATTACAGCATTGTCATTATCAGTTACGAATCGGGTTTCTCCAATCTCTCCAATTTTAACCGGCATTTTAAAGCGATTACGGGGAAGAAGCCTTTGGCTGTTAGGAAGGAATTTCAGCAGTATTTGTAG
- the ppsA gene encoding phosphoenolpyruvate synthase, giving the protein METTNYILQLNEADIYDIDRVGGKNASLGEMLQNLKLLGIDIPFGFIVVADAYYSFIKYNKLDVFIDTLIGQTNVDDLEQLKRCGGTIRGLIRDGKFPDDIKTQIAGAYTALCTYYQKTDVDVAVRSSATAEDLPDASFAGQQDTYLNIAGTDDLLNAIRDCFASLFTDRAISYRKSFGYDHFKIGLSVCVQKMVRSDIGASGVAFSLDTESGFKDVVVINGAFGLGEMVVQGAVKPDEFTVFKPLLGKPGLRPLIEKKLGTKDSKMVYGEANEPRVKVVPTTETEKARFCLTDDMALQLASWVVAIENYYTALKGKWCPMDIEWAVDGETQKLYIVQARPETIHSRKTQQTMQVFTMDAKAKSTQLLLHGIAVGDKIASGRVHLLDNVDTVSLAQLNFKPGDVLVTDMTDPDWEPLMKKAAAIVTNKGGRTCHAAIVARELGVPAIVGCGNATELLSTGQQVTVSCAEGENGYIYAGEIPFKIQEYDLSTLPSVDTPIMMNVASPDIAFKLAGYPHRGVGLAREEFIISNYIKIHPQALLQHRELKDEALTTLIEETIKGYADEQTYFIDKLSFGIGKIASAFYPHKVIVRFSDFKTNEYASMPGGSYFEPSEENPMIGWRGASRYYSAAYKEAFGMECRAIKKVRETMGLKNVVVMIPFCRTINELLRVYETMKEYGLVRGENGLEVYLMAEVPSNVILADQFARYIDGFSIGSNDLTQLVLGLDRDSALVAEIYNERNEAVKMMISQLIKAAKKARIKVGICGQGPSDYPDFAQFLVEEGIDSISITPDSFLKTVEAIKKIEDQATYQVKQIA; this is encoded by the coding sequence ATGGAAACAACAAACTATATTTTGCAACTCAACGAGGCTGACATCTATGATATCGACCGTGTTGGCGGCAAGAATGCCTCTTTGGGGGAAATGCTTCAAAATTTGAAATTATTAGGAATCGACATCCCCTTCGGGTTTATTGTGGTTGCCGATGCCTATTACAGCTTTATAAAATATAATAAGCTTGATGTGTTTATCGACACCCTCATCGGCCAAACCAATGTAGACGATCTGGAACAGCTTAAACGCTGCGGCGGTACTATCCGCGGGCTCATCCGCGACGGAAAGTTCCCCGATGACATCAAAACACAAATAGCCGGTGCTTATACCGCTTTATGCACGTACTACCAAAAAACGGATGTTGACGTGGCTGTACGTTCATCTGCTACCGCCGAAGATCTGCCCGATGCTTCTTTCGCCGGGCAACAGGATACTTATCTAAATATTGCCGGTACCGATGATCTGCTGAATGCTATACGCGATTGTTTTGCGTCGCTGTTTACCGATCGCGCCATCAGCTACCGCAAAAGTTTTGGGTATGATCACTTTAAGATAGGACTTTCGGTATGCGTGCAAAAAATGGTGCGTTCGGATATTGGTGCGTCGGGCGTGGCTTTTTCACTGGATACCGAGAGTGGTTTTAAAGATGTAGTGGTGATCAACGGCGCTTTTGGCCTGGGCGAAATGGTTGTTCAGGGAGCCGTAAAACCCGATGAGTTTACCGTATTTAAACCCTTGCTGGGCAAGCCTGGTCTGCGCCCTTTGATCGAAAAAAAATTAGGCACTAAGGATAGTAAGATGGTTTATGGCGAAGCTAATGAACCGCGTGTAAAAGTAGTGCCTACTACCGAAACCGAAAAAGCACGTTTTTGCCTTACAGATGATATGGCCCTGCAACTGGCCAGCTGGGTGGTTGCTATCGAAAATTATTACACCGCCCTTAAGGGCAAATGGTGCCCCATGGATATAGAATGGGCGGTCGACGGCGAAACCCAAAAGCTTTACATTGTACAGGCCCGGCCAGAAACTATCCACTCCCGCAAAACGCAGCAAACTATGCAGGTATTTACCATGGATGCGAAAGCCAAAAGCACACAGTTACTGTTACACGGTATTGCCGTTGGCGATAAAATAGCATCAGGAAGGGTACACTTGTTGGATAATGTAGATACTGTTTCCCTGGCACAACTAAACTTTAAGCCCGGAGATGTACTGGTAACCGACATGACTGACCCCGACTGGGAGCCTTTGATGAAAAAGGCAGCGGCCATCGTCACTAATAAAGGCGGCCGTACCTGTCATGCCGCTATTGTGGCCCGCGAGCTCGGCGTACCCGCTATTGTGGGCTGCGGTAACGCCACGGAGTTGTTGAGCACTGGCCAGCAGGTAACCGTATCCTGCGCCGAAGGCGAAAACGGGTATATCTATGCCGGGGAGATTCCTTTTAAAATACAGGAGTATGATCTGAGCACCCTCCCATCTGTTGATACCCCTATCATGATGAATGTGGCTTCGCCAGATATCGCTTTTAAGCTGGCCGGGTATCCGCACCGTGGTGTTGGCCTGGCGCGCGAAGAATTTATCATCAGCAATTATATTAAAATACATCCACAGGCCCTTTTGCAGCACCGGGAACTAAAAGATGAAGCCCTGACCACGCTGATTGAAGAGACCATTAAAGGCTATGCCGATGAGCAAACTTATTTTATAGACAAGCTCTCCTTCGGGATCGGTAAAATAGCTTCGGCTTTTTATCCGCATAAGGTGATTGTACGCTTCTCAGATTTTAAAACCAACGAGTATGCCAGCATGCCCGGGGGCAGTTACTTTGAACCATCGGAAGAAAACCCGATGATCGGCTGGCGGGGAGCTTCGCGCTATTACTCTGCTGCCTATAAGGAAGCATTTGGCATGGAGTGCCGCGCGATAAAAAAGGTACGCGAAACAATGGGGTTGAAAAATGTGGTAGTCATGATCCCTTTTTGCCGTACTATTAACGAGCTGCTGCGGGTTTATGAAACCATGAAGGAATACGGCCTGGTTCGTGGCGAAAATGGGCTGGAAGTATACCTGATGGCCGAAGTACCATCCAACGTGATACTGGCTGATCAGTTTGCCCGCTATATTGATGGGTTCTCTATCGGCTCCAACGACCTCACCCAACTGGTGCTCGGCCTCGACCGCGATTCGGCACTGGTAGCCGAGATTTATAATGAACGTAACGAGGCTGTAAAAATGATGATTTCACAATTGATCAAGGCTGCCAAAAAGGCCCGTATCAAGGTAGGTATTTGCGGCCAGGGGCCATCGGATTATCCCGACTTTGCCCAATTCCTGGTGGAAGAGGGAATCGACAGTATCTCCATAACCCCCGATTCATTCCTGAAAACGGTTGAGGCGATTAAGAAAATTGAAGACCAGGCTACCTATCAAGTGAAGCAGATTGCTTGA
- a CDS encoding M28 family metallopeptidase, producing the protein MKNKYHYLLAIGGIALLAGCSQNDKSSKETPKAITPDEIKSHIAVLANDSLLGRKPFTAGENKAIAYISSEFKKAGLEPGNNGSYLQDVPMVEITSQPSETMEISGGKSPVSLHKLTDFVTFSRREVDSVQLKNSPLIFAGYGIVAPEYHWNDYAGLNVKGKTVVVLVNDPGFKSGDPTIFKGDTMTYYGRWTYKFEEAARQGAAGVIIVHQTEPASYGWEVVSNSNSGAKLYLTQADKHMSRCKVEGWITEDVAKKLFADAGITGDLRAIARSKSFKAVPLNRSVSLTINNKLKYSTSHNVIGTIKGSTSPGEYILYTAHWDHLGVGKPDAKGDSIYNGAVDNASGVAAIISVAKAFQQAKEKPKRSIVFLAVTAEEQGLLGSEYYATHPVYPLNKTIADLNMDALGSYGETKDIAITGKGQNDLEDYVADIAKEDGLTTVGDRHPGAGSYYRSDHFNFAKLGVPALDINNGSISKTQGATYGEEKQKEYNDQRYHQPADNYSADMDATGMAQIADILYRIGTKLSNETTFPGWKPHSEFKAVRDKALGK; encoded by the coding sequence ATGAAAAACAAATACCATTACCTGTTGGCCATAGGCGGCATTGCCCTGCTTGCCGGATGCAGCCAGAATGACAAGAGCAGCAAAGAAACCCCCAAAGCCATAACACCCGATGAGATCAAATCGCACATCGCAGTGCTGGCCAATGATTCGCTCCTGGGCCGTAAACCTTTTACCGCCGGCGAAAACAAAGCCATCGCCTATATCTCGTCCGAATTTAAAAAAGCCGGATTAGAACCGGGCAATAACGGCAGCTATTTACAGGATGTCCCTATGGTGGAAATTACCAGTCAGCCGTCAGAAACTATGGAGATCAGCGGTGGTAAATCGCCTGTGAGCCTGCATAAACTGACCGATTTTGTAACGTTTAGTCGCCGTGAGGTTGATTCGGTACAGCTTAAAAACTCGCCACTGATTTTTGCAGGATACGGTATTGTAGCTCCCGAATATCACTGGAATGATTATGCCGGGTTAAACGTAAAAGGCAAAACAGTGGTGGTACTGGTAAATGATCCCGGCTTTAAAAGCGGCGACCCCACCATATTTAAAGGCGACACCATGACCTATTATGGCCGCTGGACCTACAAGTTTGAAGAAGCCGCCCGTCAGGGTGCTGCCGGTGTGATCATCGTGCACCAAACAGAACCGGCCAGTTATGGCTGGGAAGTGGTATCCAACAGTAATTCGGGAGCCAAACTTTATCTTACCCAGGCAGATAAGCATATGTCGCGCTGTAAGGTGGAAGGCTGGATTACAGAAGATGTCGCCAAAAAATTATTTGCCGATGCCGGCATTACGGGCGATCTGCGCGCTATAGCCCGTAGTAAAAGCTTTAAGGCCGTTCCGCTTAACCGCTCGGTTTCTTTAACTATCAATAATAAGCTTAAATATTCCACATCACATAATGTTATTGGTACCATCAAAGGCAGCACATCTCCGGGTGAGTATATTTTGTATACTGCTCACTGGGATCACCTGGGCGTTGGCAAGCCCGATGCCAAAGGCGACAGCATTTATAACGGCGCGGTGGATAATGCCAGTGGTGTAGCCGCTATCATCAGCGTAGCCAAAGCATTTCAGCAGGCTAAAGAAAAACCCAAACGCTCTATTGTATTTTTAGCGGTAACTGCCGAAGAGCAGGGCTTACTGGGCTCGGAGTATTATGCTACCCATCCTGTTTATCCACTCAATAAAACCATTGCCGACCTGAACATGGATGCCCTGGGCAGCTATGGCGAAACCAAAGACATTGCGATCACCGGCAAGGGACAAAACGACCTGGAAGATTATGTGGCCGATATTGCCAAAGAGGACGGCCTCACTACCGTGGGCGACCGTCACCCGGGTGCGGGCAGCTATTACCGGTCGGATCATTTTAACTTTGCCAAACTGGGCGTTCCGGCTCTGGATATCAACAATGGCAGCATCAGCAAAACACAAGGTGCCACCTATGGCGAAGAAAAACAAAAGGAATACAACGATCAACGCTATC